DNA sequence from the Orcinus orca chromosome 2, mOrcOrc1.1, whole genome shotgun sequence genome:
ggcccctataatgtgAGTGTTGTTGCGTTtagtgttatcccagaggtcttaggctgtcttcatttcttttcatcctttattctgttccacagcagtgaatcccaccattttgtcttccaagtcacttatccattcttctgcctcagttattctgctattgattccttctagtgtagttttcatttcagttactgtattgttcatctctgtttgtttgttctttaattcttctagacctttgttaaatatttcttgcatcttctcgatatttgcctccattctttttccagggtcctggatcatcttcactatcattattctgaattctttttctggaagtttgcctatctccacttcgtttagttgtttttctggggttttatcttgttccttcatctggtacaaagccctctgccttttcaccatgtctatctttctgtaatgtggtttttgttctgcaacctgcaggattgtagttcttgcttctgctgtctgctctctggtggatgaggctatctaagaggcttgtgcaagtttcctgatgggaagaACTTGTGGTAgatagagctgactgttgctctggtgggcagagctcagtaaatctttaatctgcttgtctgacATATGGGTggtgctgggttccctccctgttggtttttttggcctgaggcaacccaacactggtgcctacctgggctctttggtggcgCTAATGGCGGAATctaggagggctcacgccaaggagtaattcccagaacttctgctgccagtgtccttgtcgcCACGGTGAGACATAGCCACCTCCTGCCTCTTCAGGAGAACCTCCAACACTAGctagtaggtctggttcagtctcctatggggtctctgctccttcctctgggtcccgatgcgcacactactttgtgtgtgcccaccaagagtggagtctctgtttcccccagtcctgtggaagtcctgcaatcaaataccactagccttcaaagtctgattctctaggaattccttctcccgttgccagacccccaggttgggaagcctgatgtggggctcagaacctttactccagtaggtggacttctgtggtataagtgttctccagtctgtgagtcacccacccagcagttacgggatttgattttattgtgattgcccctcctaccatctcagtgtggcttcttctttgtctttggttgtggggtatcctttttggtgagttccagtgtcttcctgttgatgattgttcagcagttagttgtgattctggtgttctcgcaagagggaatgagagcacgtccttctactctgccatcttgaaccaatcccaCAACAGAATATTAAGAGTGGCCATTTTTGATGGATACACTCATAGgtgactttttttcttctatttttccaaaatttctatAATGAGTTGTTACTTTATATAAAGAAATTGAATAACCATAGCCTTACTTTTGTGTTATATGTGCTTTTCCACCTTACAGTTGGTTCTGTTCTTAGACACAGAGCTTTCTGGTAAAAGGGAATGTCATGATTATATTAGTCTCTTTTTCCTCTATCAATCTTAGAAAGGAAATTAGGATCACAGGTAATTTGCCTTCCTAGCATTATTGGAGTTACTCTTTTGAGCTAAGCCATTGTGCTAATAAGCCGTGTTGTGGGTTTACCTTTATGTTATTTCCTGTCTGAGGACAAGAGAACCATATTAACTTAtgagtttttgcttgtttgtttgtttgtttttgcccagTACTTCCTGATACTCCAGACCTTTCTCCCTGCTTTTAGCAGTAGCTAGGGCATTCTATGCTGACTGCCTCAGAGAAAGGACAATATAGCAGAACATAGgcatcaattctttttttaacatctttattggagtataattgctttacaatggtgtgttagtttctgctaacgtgaatcagctatacatatacatatattcccatatcccctccctcttgtgtctccctcccaccctccctatcccacccctttaggtggtcacaaagcacggagctgatctccctgtgctatgtggctgcttcccactagctatctattttacatttggtagtgtatatgtcaatgctactgtctcacttcgtcccagcttacccttccccctccccgtgtcctcaagtccattctctacgtctgcatctttattcctgtcctgcccttaggttcttcagaaccattttttttttttttagattccatatatatgtgttagcatatggtatttgtttttctctttctgacttactacattCTGTAAGACtttatgtccatccacctcactacaagtaactcaatttcatttccttttatgactaatattccattgtatatatgtgctacatcttctttatccattcatctgtcgatggacacttaggttgcttccatgtcctattgtaaatagtgctgcaatgaacattgtggtacatgactctttttgaattatggttttctcagggtatgtgcccagtagtgggattgctgaatcatatgatagttctatttttagtttaaggaacctccacactgttctccgtagttgctgtatcaatttacattcccttttctccacaccctctccagcatttattgtttgtagactttctgatgatggcacAGGCATCAATTCTTAGCTTATGACTTTTGAATGATAAGACCAGATCAGAGGAGATAAGGAAGAGCAAAGTTTCACCACTTCTCCCCCAGTAGTTCCACAGTCTGTGAAGGAGGGACGGTGAAGTTTAAGAGAACTGGGAAAGCTTAGATGTTAACACAGGGGTTTCCTAGATAAGGTTGCTCTGTACCCCCAAATCTCAGGGAGGTTTGAGGGATCTGAGAGCATAGGAAACCCATGTTTCACTTCTTGGGTAGAAACAGGGCAAGCAGCAGGAAACGAGAGTTCTCTAAGCCTTATGTAGTATGGAAAAAGTGAGAATATTTCCCAGGAGCACAAAAGTCATGATGACATGAAAAGAAAGGTGACCAGATGTGATTTTAGTCTTCAAGTTCACTCTTATTCTGCCAACTGCAAGCTGCTGTAACTTTTAGTTTAGaatttccatttagttcttttttatagtttccatttctttactAAGATTCTCTACCTGCCCACTCACAATTTCCTGTAGTGTTGTGAACAAACCTTGTAGTTAGTTTCTATTGactgctttttctgtttgtttttgaccCTTTGGTTGACTTTTTGCTACCACTTTTGCCACCTGGTGatgatagtgtcagaactgagttaagCAGCAACGCTAACACATACCAAGAGTCTGTTGTCAAAGCAATCACTTCAAGTGGGGCAGGGCACCATCTCATTAGAAATGGTGCCTAATGTGTGATGATTTCCAATCTTCAAATAAGGACAGTTACAAAAGCCTTGTGAAAACTGTAAGGATAGCATCTCCAGTCTTCTTGATCAGTCTCAAGAAACCAACAAGACTTTCCCACTCATTAAGGAGTAGAACtggaagagaactgaaaacattagCATTTAACCCCCTGCCTTCTACCAAGTAGAAAAGAGTCCTccaatgattaatttttttctaagtaaaaaGCAGCTTCCTTGCATTTCCTGATATAAAGATAATACATACTTGTAGAAAAATCCACCAAGACAGAAAGACATAAAGAATAAAGTACTACCAGAGAAATTACCATTAATATTTTGCTGAACATCCTTCCAGATGCTGCTCTGTGCAAATActtatgaatataattttatttatgaatgGAATAATATACATACTTTTAACTCAAGTGGTAGAGATCATTATTAGTAAATACAGACACACATCTTCCTTTTTAATGACTGTATACTGTGTTATATAGGTGTATCAAAATTTATTAAACCAGTCCTCAATGGTAGGACATTTAGTTCTAGATTCTTGCAATGATGAACATTATTTCTGCTTTCTCTGTGTATGTGTAACATCTTTGTGTACTTGTCAGATTATGTCTCCTTGAGGCAGTATATTTCTATAACACTATTTCTGGGCTGAAGCATATTCAACCGACTTGACTCCTGGACCTATGGGGCAGTGTGGTGACTTTGTAGTATGTCAACTCAGCTAAGCAGGATTTATCTTCCAGAATCTTGCATGGTTTCAGTGTTGCATGAGCTCTGGAAGGCAACAGTGAGGCAGTGGCCATGGTTTTCACGCTCTGAAGGACAGTGCAGGGCTCCAGGTGTGGTGGTAACTCTAGCACATTGTAGCTGATCTGCTGGCTCCCCTTGCTGGCATGAGGCAGCACCCAGCTCCTGCCAGATCTTCAGCTCCTCCAGGTCCTAAGCCAAGTGCATGTGCAGCTCCATGAAGGGTGCCAGCTTCTCCTGCAGTATATCTGCATCATCAAAGTTGGAAGTAATGAGAGACACACGCAGGTGCAGTCTGTCTTTGAAGATTACGGTTGTTCGTGAATTCCAGTTTGTCCCCACAAGTTCTAAGTCTGTTCTTGCTCTCATCATGTCCAGCTTTCTATCCTGACTGCCTCTGGCTGATCTATGGTGATTTCAGTTTCAACACTAGAACCAGAGACAGCAAACAGCCTTGCATAGACTCCCCCACCTTCTCCCGCCAACATGTAAGGTCCAAAGCAGCCCTGTCCAATAGAACTTCTGTGATGAcgtggttctgtttctctggttgaATCCTGCTGACCAGTGGGGAACAGAATGTAGACAGAAAGCCAGCATGCTAGGAATGGCAGGCCGAAGGAACGAGTCCTGGAGGTACACCAGCCTGCCACCACTGATATTCTTACATGAGGAAAATAAACCCCCTGTGAGCTTGCGCTGTTGGGAATCCCATCCCCAACCTAATTCCCAAGCCAGAATCATCAAAGTGAGCTAAAATAGTCGTAGACTGCAAGCAGGCTGCAGGAAGGGGTGCTCTTCAGCAGGCAATCCCTTCTGAAGGCAATCCTCTCAGAGGATGACTTCCCACACCCCCTTTCCAGTTCCCTTTGCAGATCCTTCCCCAAGTGAGTATGACCTTCCTTACAAAATATAAGTACCCATGTTGTCTGTCaaactgggttttttgttttaaacatcagCCCATTTTCATGACTCTGTATATGTGACAATGGGTAGTAAGAAACCATTTTTGTCAGCTCCAGTCTCTGAAACTGGCCACTTACCAATTCAACTTTACCAGGAACGGTTCTTTCCAGATGGGTCCTGAACGGTTAACTGAACATGAAAAACATGTATGGCTGAACATTTTCTTTGTCGGCTGAGCTAGAGTAGAGAACAATGTGCAGTGGTTTCAAGCTGTGCCCACAAACACAATTCTACACAATCACAaggaacatttctttttttttttaatggttttttaaACAAGTGGTTATCTGTTATGGTGTTGACATAAGAAAAGGCGAAATGCTGGGAACCGAATCAAAACGACAGTGCAACAGGCAGCTTGGTGTGAGCGTGTTTTGGTTCCTTGAATGCACAGGCTTGCTTTTCACTTCCTCCTAACTCTGGACCCGCCTTCTTGGTGTGTTTTcctgaaaatgcttttaaaaagaaaagaaaaagaacatatcGGTCTTACTGCAAGCCGTCTTTGGTGTCTGTTGTTCCCTTCTTTTTCACGTCTCACGGAACTGGGTCCTCCTAACTTCTCTACTGTTTAGTGAGTCGCTTAGCTCTCCCCGGCGTTGCCCGCCTTCTGTAAATCCTGCGCAGACCCCGCCAGTGCCCCGCACTCCCTCCCAGCCCTCTACCAGGGCTAAACTCTTCCCAGCGGTGGTCAGGCAGCCTGCGGACATCCAGCAAGCTGAGCAGCGGAGAACGAGGACCGCTGCTCCCACCGTCCACCCTCTCGCCTCGCCCAGCGCGCACTCCGCCCCCGCGCTCCGGAGAGACTTGCAGTGTGACGCGCCCACCTCcctgcggctcgcgggctctcgcTCTGGGACAGCCGCCACCCCCGGGAGACGTggaagcggcggcggcggcggcggcggctccctGGGCGCGAGCCGGCCCAGGAGAGTGGAGCGCCGCATGGATGCGGCAGCAGAGCGGCTTCTCCGCGAGCCTTGGGAGACCCGGGCAGAGCCCGCCCTCTATGCGCACTGGGGGCCGGCAGGGGGCTCTGGATTTCggtccctcccctttccctgggTGTCTCGGAGCACTCCGGCTCTCAGACCCTCCTCCAGCCAGGTGCAGGCCGGCGGGAGAGGAGGACGCATCTCTTCTTCCGGCGCCCCACCATGGGCAATACCTCCAATGACTCCTGGCCAGAGAACTGCGATACTCGACAGTGGCTCCCCTCCGGCGAAAGCCCAGCCATCAGCTCCGTGATGTTCTCGGCCGGGGTGCTGGGGAACCTCATCGCGCTGGCGCTGCTGGTGCGCCGCTGGCTGGGGGACTCGGGGCGCAGCGCCGGCCGCGGGAACTCCATCTCGCTGTTCCACGTGCTGGTGACAGAGTTGGTGTTCACCGATCTGCTCGGGACCTGCCTCATCAGCCCTGTGGTGCTGGCTTCGTATGCGCGGAACCAGACCCTGGTGGCCCTGGAGCCCCAGAGGCGCGTGTGCACCTACTTTGCCTTCTCCATGACCTTCTTCAGCCTGGCCACCATGCTCATGCTCTTCGCCATGGCCCTGGAGCGCTACCTAGCCATCGGACACCCCTACTTCTACCAGCGCTGGGTCACATGCCGTGGTGGCCTGGCTGTGCTGCCCGCCATCTACACAGTCTCCCTGCTCTTTTGCTCCCTGCCGCTGCTGGACCACCGGCAGTACGCCCAGTACTGCCCTGGGACGTGGTGCTTCATCGGGCATGAGCAGACCACGTACCTGCGGCTTTACGCCACCTTGCTGCTACTGCTCATCATCGCGGTGCTCGCCTGCAACTTCAGTGTCATCCTCAACCTCATCCACATGCATCGCCGGGGCAGGAGAAGCCGCTCCGGACCCTCCTTGGGCAGCAGCCGGGGCGGCCCTGGCAGCCACAGGAAAGGGGAAAGGGTATCCATGGCGGAGGAGACGGACCATCTCATTCTCCTGGCTATCATGACCATCACCTTCGCCGTCTGCTCCTTGCCTTTCACGGTGAGTCGCTCCCTTCATTTCCACAGAGGAACCGGGCAGCCTTCTCACACTCTCCCCTCTTACTCCCACCCTTTCCACCACCACACACATTTTGCAACTTGTAAAATTATGGCCTCATTTGTAAAGGGTCTATAGCCTTCCCTTCTCACTTCTCACCTTTGCCCCACTTCCTACTTCCCTAACCCCAGCAAACGGGCATCTCTATGCTACTGCTTCTCATTTACCAACACAGTCCCCCTGAAAGGGAGTCCTGGCTCTCCACTAAGCCAGCGCAGACTGCCACCCTAGAACCCGAAGCCACTGTACAAGGCCAGTCTGGCTTAGTACCTGACGAAGAAGCAGCCCCTTCCACCTTTGGGTAGTTGTCAGTTACAACCTGACTTCCCTGAGCTGTAGTTCGCCTCCCAGTGCCCCCCATCCACTGGTGTTAGTTCTCCAGGCTCTGCCTTCTGTTTCTCCCAGAGCAAAATGTAATACTCAACCCATAGCCTTCCATTGAGAATGGTCCCAGGTGAGAAGGGTCCATGTTGCCAGAAGTCCAGAGCATTCATTGTCTTAAAAGTTCAACAAAACCTAGCTTACAGATTTCCCAAACTACATATTGGGAGTATAACTCTTTGTTGCCATGAAAGTTCACAATATGTTCATAATGATAATTAGAGGAAAGGCTGCTTGCTTGGAGGAACCCCTTGCCTAGGTTCTGGGCTGGGTGCTGCCCTGGTTGGCGGCAACATCAGTGGTTAGTTCCATGATGCTGTGAGTTTGAGCCTCCTAAGGTGTAATGTGGGTAGCAGAGCCTGGGATGTATCCGAGCATGTGCTGGCCTCTTACAGAGAAATGAGAGCTCAGTTTTAGCAGCTCCGCTTCCTAATCTTCAGAAGCACAAGACTGACCCTACAGGGAATAAACAGTTGGCAGTGACTCTCACCTGACACAgtcttggagaaaagaaaaagataaatgatgCTGCCATTGGTCAGTGTGACCTGTAGAAGTCACTTTATCCTACTTCCCGCCTCCCTCACTGCTTTAGATTATCTTCATAAACTCATCCATAGGTGTGGGAGAGGACACAGGATCCTAAAAGCCTAGATATGACCCTCCCACATACACAAATTAACTCCCTTTCTTACCTATGTTCTCTCCTGCCTGGTCCCCACTGTCTTCACACTTCTGCCCCATCTTCTATCAGGGTAGAAGCTGCTCTGAATCAATAAGTTACACTTTGAGAGGAATGAGATGGAGTACGTAAAAGATGcccttttataaaatgaagtAGGATGTGGGAGGCTGCATCTCCCATTCACCCTGAGCTGGGGAGTTTGCAACAGAAATGCTGTGAGGTAGAAACCAACATGGCTTccacaagtttgttttgttttactggtAGAACTGGTAGAACTACATTAGGAGCTAAATTAACTTTTTGGCGTTGGGACTAGGATGCAGAACATACATGTATCTGTGAGAGAAAGCATTTCAAGTTCCACTAAACAACTTAGAATTTAACATGAGAGACATAAACCATTTCTGAATTGGGGGGGTACCTGTTTTGGACTGGTGGGAATCAGGATGTCAGTCCTTAGAGTTTTATCTATcatttgtgagtgtgtacgtaTAAAAATACCTTCCACTCTCAGCTACTTAAAATAGCTTGGGAACAGGCTCAGAGGTGACCACACACTTGTGAAAAGGATTGTTATTCCCTTTGAGGAGGAGAGCAGGAGGAAAAGGTCTCCCCCTTGATCATGACTGACCCGCAGcataaactgtatttttttaaataaaggcagTTGATTTTCGATAGGTTCCCCAGTTTTCAAGTAAATTTGCCTTTTGCCATGAGAATTCTGTCATTGCCATATGTTGATTTTCAGatacacacacgcaaacacacacactcgtTTCCTTTACTATTAAGCCAGGGGCAACTCCAGAGTTGCCAAATGGAAGAACTAGAAGTCTGGTTAGAAAGGGTGGGGACGTAGGAAGTTTGCTTTGAAGCTGAGTTTTTATCTGAGTGCCTGTTTATGGCTTTGGGGGGCCAGATGTAGATTATGAGGGGGCTTTAGCTCCTTCAAGCCACTCCTTGGCATTGACAGTATCAGCAAATATTATCTAGGGTCTCTTCTGCGTGTATGCATGGCAAAGAGTCCCAGACAACGAGTGGGAAAAATGCCTAGTGTTAATGTAATCTAGAAAGTGGGCTACGCTGACTTCTTGCCTTGGGGCTAACATGACACATTTTCCAGATGAACTACAGATAACCCAGTAGATGCAAAACAGATATTTGAACTGTACCCTAAATGGGAAGTACCAAGTCATCTCTCAATAGGGAAATTTACTTTGACCAttgactaattttattttatcactaGGTTATTGATACTTGTCAGTATCTTTCATTTACACGGCACTTTAAGCATTATGAAATGCTACACTATCCAGAATTTAGTTACTTCTTGGAAGGCTTATCTGACAATTCAAATCTCAAAGCTACTGAATGGTGCATTACATTCTGCTATTTCAGAATGCTTGGCATGTGTCCCTGGGTGGTGCTTTTCCCCCATGTCCTTTTATTCTACTTGGCCCACACTAAAATTGTGGTCAGAAATGGCCTACACCAATCTCCCGCCCAAGGCAGGAATCATTTCCATATATCCTAACCCAGGCTCTGATAGAAAAGGCAAGGGCTCTGGTTGCCTTCAGTAATTCTCCTGTTCTTCTATAATAGCACACGCAGCCCAATAGAAATACAGCATGAACCACAAATGCAAACCACATAaagaatttcaaattttcttgTAGCCACAtgacaaaaagtaaaaagaaacaattgaaattaattattagtagattttatttaacccagtatatctaaaatattatcgaGGCAAAATGTatcaatgtaaaataattattaatgaaCTATTCCAACTAATTTTCTTCCTGTATCCCAGAAAATACTAGTTATCTACCCTGTCTCTGCCTCCTTCTAACTCGGGATAACAGAACTGCTTTCTGTGACCCTCAAAGTGGGCCATGCCACCGGCCCAGCAAGGAGAGCTCACAGCTGTGTACCCAGTGGGACAACAGCCTAGTCACTCCAGGAATGCGAAGAGGGGAGTGGGGAATTGAGGAAAGCTGAACTGCTAAGGAATGTCAGCCATTGTCCCAAGGTGTGGGCAGGTTACAATTACTGCTTCCTCCAAGAATGCCAGCCTAGGACTTTCAAAGTTTGGGAATTGAAACTCAAAATATTAAATGCCCAGCACGCTGTATTGAAGTCAAGTTCAACTTCAAATGTCATTATTATCAACATCAAAAtggctaacatttttttttaaacatctttattggagtataattgctttacaatggtgtgttagtttctgctttataacaaaatgaatcagctatacatatacatatatccccatatctcctccctcttgtgtctccctcccaccctccctatcccacccctctaggtggtcacaaagcaccga
Encoded proteins:
- the PTGER2 gene encoding prostaglandin E2 receptor EP2 subtype — translated: MGNTSNDSWPENCDTRQWLPSGESPAISSVMFSAGVLGNLIALALLVRRWLGDSGRSAGRGNSISLFHVLVTELVFTDLLGTCLISPVVLASYARNQTLVALEPQRRVCTYFAFSMTFFSLATMLMLFAMALERYLAIGHPYFYQRWVTCRGGLAVLPAIYTVSLLFCSLPLLDHRQYAQYCPGTWCFIGHEQTTYLRLYATLLLLLIIAVLACNFSVILNLIHMHRRGRRSRSGPSLGSSRGGPGSHRKGERVSMAEETDHLILLAIMTITFAVCSLPFTIFAYMNETSSRKEKWDLQALRFLSINSIIDPWVFAILRPPVLRLMRSVLCCRVSLRTQDATQTSCSAQSNARK